In a genomic window of Flavobacterium sp. KACC 22761:
- a CDS encoding type IX secretion system membrane protein PorP/SprF, protein MKTKFFSFILILTSIAGYSQQDSQFTQYMYNTININPAYAGSRGALSIFGLYRTQWVGLDGAPETSSFSINTPINNSRVGVGLSLVNDKIGPTNENNISADVSYTIQTSPDFKLSFGIKGTANIFNLDVNKLNPADQGDPQFQDLQNKFSPNVGAGVYWHSDKAYIGLSVPNFIETNRYDDNDVAIYKDKINYYLMGGYVFNLDKYQYYKFKPAILAKMVEGAPLQVDISANFMFIDRFVVGAAYRWSASLSAMVGFQITDGLYLGYGYDRETTHLNNYNSGSHEIFLRYEFFSNKGKMTTPRFF, encoded by the coding sequence ATGAAAACAAAGTTTTTTTCATTCATTTTAATTTTGACGTCAATTGCAGGGTACAGCCAGCAGGATTCCCAGTTTACGCAGTACATGTACAATACGATCAATATCAATCCAGCGTATGCGGGATCACGAGGAGCTTTAAGTATTTTTGGATTATACCGCACCCAGTGGGTTGGCTTGGATGGAGCCCCCGAGACAAGCAGCTTTTCCATCAATACGCCAATTAATAACAGCAGAGTTGGCGTTGGACTTTCTTTGGTAAATGATAAAATAGGCCCCACAAATGAGAATAATATATCGGCAGATGTATCTTATACCATACAGACTTCGCCCGATTTCAAGCTTTCTTTTGGTATAAAGGGTACAGCCAATATCTTTAATCTTGATGTCAACAAACTGAATCCCGCAGATCAGGGAGACCCGCAGTTTCAAGACCTTCAGAACAAGTTTTCTCCCAATGTGGGAGCAGGGGTTTACTGGCATTCTGACAAGGCTTATATAGGGCTTTCGGTTCCTAATTTCATCGAAACCAACAGGTACGATGATAATGATGTTGCCATTTATAAGGACAAAATCAATTATTATTTAATGGGGGGCTATGTCTTTAATCTTGATAAGTACCAGTATTATAAATTCAAACCTGCTATACTGGCCAAAATGGTAGAAGGAGCGCCGCTACAGGTTGATATTTCTGCCAATTTTATGTTTATTGACAGATTTGTAGTCGGAGCTGCCTACAGATGGAGCGCCTCATTAAGTGCAATGGTCGGGTTTCAAATCACCGACGGACTCTATTTGGGTTATGGCTATGACCGCGAAACCACACATCTGAATAATTATAATTCAGGATCACATGAGATATTCCTGCGTTACGAATTCTTCTCAAACAAAGGCAAAATGACAACTCCTCGTTTCTTCTAA
- a CDS encoding OmpA family protein, producing MKNYTILCLIILNFFCGYSQESKVKSGDKKYDGYAYIDAIKTYEKVADKGYKSEDLFKKLGNSYYFNSQFEDATKWYGELFALNPTPEAEYYYRYAQSLKSAGQTDKANAILNEFSTKYKNDSRAKLYTANTNYLDQIKANSGRYKIEDAGINSKYSDYGSFIYNNKIYFASARDTGNFTQRKHKWTGEYFTNIYNAGIDPSTGAASKVNKIKSLLNSRFHESTIVFTKDGKTAYFTRNNFINGKKGKDENDITLVKLYKADFVNEKFSNIAPLPFTSDNYSTAQPALSPDEKTLYFASDMPGTIGQSDIYKVSIKGNNSFGIPENLGTSINTEGKETFPYVTSENEIYFASDGHPGLGGLDVFVGQIQSDGSVTDIQNLGNDINSPKDDFAYIIDPITRRGYFSSNKDGGQGSDDVYKFTETRVLKCFQELNGVITDSKSGVVLPGTDLILYENQKIVKSTISNSNGEYAFTVECDKTYTVRAQKIEYETKEEMVTIGKVSGQTHLPIALDKAICKVTVGDDLGKCFDIKMIYFDLDKYDIRTEAAIDLEKILDVLNLHPTMKLDIRSHTDSRASHKYNLRLSDQRAKSTLNWLVKNGVAKNRLTAKGYGETQLVNNCSDGVNCTEEEHQMNRRSEFVITFL from the coding sequence ATGAAAAATTATACAATCCTCTGCTTAATAATACTCAATTTTTTTTGCGGTTATTCGCAAGAATCCAAAGTAAAATCGGGTGATAAAAAATATGATGGCTACGCCTATATAGATGCTATAAAAACGTATGAAAAAGTAGCCGACAAAGGTTACAAATCCGAGGATCTGTTCAAAAAACTAGGCAATTCCTATTACTTTAATTCACAATTTGAAGATGCCACTAAATGGTACGGCGAGCTATTTGCGCTCAATCCAACACCCGAAGCCGAGTATTATTACCGATATGCACAATCTTTAAAATCAGCTGGACAAACCGACAAAGCCAATGCCATCCTGAATGAATTCAGCACTAAATATAAAAACGATTCCAGAGCAAAACTTTACACAGCAAACACCAATTATTTAGATCAGATTAAAGCCAATTCTGGTCGCTATAAAATTGAAGATGCCGGTATAAACTCCAAATATTCTGATTACGGAAGTTTTATTTACAACAATAAAATCTACTTTGCATCTGCCAGAGACACTGGAAACTTCACCCAAAGAAAACACAAATGGACAGGAGAATATTTTACCAATATTTACAATGCTGGAATTGATCCTTCGACTGGAGCTGCATCTAAAGTGAATAAAATCAAATCGCTGTTGAACAGCCGTTTCCACGAATCTACGATTGTATTTACCAAGGATGGAAAAACAGCTTATTTTACCCGAAATAATTTTATAAATGGCAAAAAAGGAAAAGATGAAAATGATATTACGCTAGTAAAACTTTACAAAGCTGATTTTGTTAATGAAAAATTCAGCAACATTGCTCCTCTTCCCTTCACAAGCGATAATTACAGTACGGCTCAGCCTGCCTTAAGTCCCGACGAGAAAACGCTATATTTTGCATCAGATATGCCTGGCACAATTGGCCAGTCAGACATTTATAAAGTAAGCATTAAAGGCAATAACAGCTTTGGAATTCCTGAGAATCTTGGCACCTCAATTAATACCGAAGGCAAAGAAACCTTTCCATACGTAACTAGCGAAAACGAAATTTATTTTGCTTCAGACGGACATCCTGGACTTGGCGGTTTGGATGTTTTTGTGGGACAGATTCAATCTGATGGAAGCGTCACCGATATTCAGAATCTTGGAAATGACATAAATTCTCCAAAAGATGATTTTGCTTACATCATAGATCCTATTACCAGAAGAGGTTATTTCAGCTCTAATAAAGATGGCGGACAGGGTTCTGATGATGTTTACAAATTTACAGAAACACGCGTATTAAAATGCTTTCAGGAGCTTAATGGCGTCATAACCGATTCTAAAAGTGGTGTGGTATTGCCCGGAACTGATTTGATTTTGTATGAAAACCAAAAAATTGTAAAATCGACTATTTCAAACTCTAACGGAGAATATGCGTTTACTGTAGAATGTGACAAGACTTACACAGTTAGAGCTCAAAAAATCGAATATGAAACAAAAGAAGAAATGGTGACTATCGGAAAAGTTTCTGGACAAACTCATCTTCCTATTGCATTGGATAAAGCGATCTGCAAGGTTACAGTTGGCGATGACTTGGGAAAATGTTTTGACATAAAAATGATTTATTTTGATTTGGATAAATACGATATCCGCACTGAAGCCGCCATAGATTTAGAAAAAATATTAGATGTTCTAAACCTACATCCAACTATGAAACTTGATATTCGCTCTCATACCGATAGCAGGGCATCACACAAGTACAACCTAAGATTATCTGACCAGAGAGCAAAATCTACTTTAAACTGGCTTGTTAAAAATGGAGTTGCCAAAAACCGTTTAACAGCCAAAGGATATGGTGAAACGCAATTGGTAAACAACTGCTCAGATGGTGTAAATTGCACCGAAGAAGAGCATCAAATGAATCGAAGAAGCGAGTTTGTTATTACTTTCTTATAA